The following coding sequences lie in one Streptomyces sp. NBC_00510 genomic window:
- a CDS encoding DMT family transporter: MISILFAVLAACSNAFGTVLQRRAVLTVPASKSLRLGLMKDLLRTPVWLAGILGVILAAIFQALALGTGSLAAVQPVFILELPLALVIGGMVFHVELSHKAWVSVACIAGGLALFLFSMAPSGGRDQVPGIWWVPTLLIVGGLGAVLVLAGLRRPTGLMRAACLGGAAAVGNALTAALIKSSMDVLEHQGVGAWLLSWQTYAFAAAGGFSLFLLGTAMQGGPLIASQPALTLGDAVVGFCLGVTLYGEQPRTGFWLLPALAGFAVLSYGVFAMSRTQCLYKCVHPEEHLASPAGEPAASTM; encoded by the coding sequence ATGATCTCCATCCTCTTCGCCGTCCTCGCGGCCTGCAGCAACGCCTTCGGGACGGTCCTGCAGAGGCGCGCGGTGCTCACCGTCCCCGCCTCGAAATCCCTGCGCCTGGGCCTGATGAAGGACCTGCTGCGCACCCCGGTCTGGCTCGCCGGCATCCTCGGCGTCATCCTCGCCGCGATCTTCCAGGCCCTGGCGCTGGGCACCGGTTCGCTCGCCGCGGTCCAGCCGGTGTTCATCCTGGAACTGCCGCTGGCCCTGGTGATCGGCGGCATGGTCTTCCACGTGGAGCTGTCCCACAAGGCGTGGGTCAGTGTGGCGTGCATCGCCGGGGGCCTGGCGCTGTTCCTCTTCTCGATGGCACCCAGCGGGGGGCGGGACCAGGTGCCGGGCATCTGGTGGGTGCCCACGCTGCTGATCGTCGGCGGGCTCGGCGCCGTGCTGGTGCTCGCCGGGCTGCGGCGGCCCACCGGCCTGATGCGTGCCGCCTGCCTCGGTGGGGCGGCGGCGGTCGGCAACGCCCTCACGGCCGCGCTGATCAAGTCGTCCATGGACGTCCTGGAGCACCAGGGGGTCGGGGCCTGGCTGCTGTCCTGGCAGACCTACGCCTTCGCCGCGGCCGGCGGGTTCTCCTTGTTCCTGCTGGGGACCGCGATGCAGGGGGGACCGCTGATCGCCTCCCAGCCCGCCCTGACGCTCGGCGACGCCGTCGTCGGCTTCTGCCTGGGGGTCACGCTCTACGGCGAGCAGCCGCGCACCGGCTTCTGGCTGCTGCCCGCGCTGGCGGGGTTCGCGGTGCTCAGTTACGGCGTCTTCGCGATGTCCCGCACCCAGTGCCTGTACAAGTGCGTCCACCCCGAGGAGCACCTGGCCAGCCCGGCCGGGGAACCCGCCGCCTCGACCATGTGA